Proteins encoded within one genomic window of Bradyrhizobium sp. CB1717:
- a CDS encoding PilZ domain-containing protein, protein MALANKKFLPAAEERRRFQRVKVHLLGRYMLPDRREFPCQVINMSPGGLALLAPGIGNVGDRVVAYLDHIGRVEGKITRIIDNGFAMTIGATPRKRDKLAAQLTWLANRDILNLPEDRRHDRIVPRNPIAVLTLEDGTKMTCRIIDLSLSGAAIAAENRPPLKSTVLLGRVQGRVVRNLEDGFALEFMHEQPAETLEESVTAR, encoded by the coding sequence ATGGCGTTGGCGAACAAAAAATTTCTTCCGGCCGCCGAGGAGCGTCGGCGTTTCCAGCGGGTGAAGGTGCATCTGCTCGGCCGCTACATGCTGCCGGACCGCCGTGAATTCCCCTGCCAGGTGATCAACATGTCGCCGGGCGGCCTTGCTTTGCTCGCCCCCGGCATCGGCAATGTCGGCGACCGCGTGGTCGCCTATCTCGACCATATCGGCCGCGTCGAGGGCAAGATCACCCGCATCATCGACAATGGCTTTGCCATGACGATCGGGGCGACGCCCAGAAAGCGCGATAAGCTCGCGGCACAGCTGACCTGGCTCGCCAACCGCGACATCCTCAACCTGCCGGAGGACCGCCGCCACGACCGTATCGTGCCGCGCAACCCGATCGCGGTGCTGACGCTCGAGGACGGCACCAAGATGACCTGCCGCATCATCGACCTCTCGCTGTCGGGCGCGGCCATCGCCGCCGAGAACCGCCCGCCGCTGAAATCGACGGTTTTGCTCGGCCGGGTCCAGGGCCGCGTGGTCCGAAACCTCGAAGACGGCTTCGCGCTGGAGTTCATGCACGAGCAGCCGGCGGAGACACTCGAAGAGAGCGTTACCGCGCGGTAA
- a CDS encoding MFS transporter, with protein MRSVPYRLQFTAYVLAMMADNIEHVISYWVVFQKFHSPTLGGFAVLSHWLPFLLFSVAVGGLADRFDPRRIIQCGMLLFIVASAGWGFFFLTDTIQMWHAMLLLVIHGCAGVLWQTPNQLLLYDLVGPADLPSAVRLNAMARYLGILVGPAVGGIIMLTLGPSHGIIFNTLFYLPMLLWLFWAPVRDKSLAARRFAVRGLADIVLTIRAIGTQPVLTAMTWLAGLTSFMIGNAYHAQMPGFAGDLGHGDPGVSYSVLLAADAAGALLAGIALESWGRLKGTPRTAITLAMLWSVALLGFAAVRIYPVAIVLLFFAGFFELSFNTMAQALVQLNAPHDIRGRVVGLYNMAGLGMRAFSGITVGVFGAAIGIHWSLGLSAAVLLTLLFLLYRRGTRTA; from the coding sequence ATGAGGTCCGTGCCGTATCGCCTCCAGTTCACGGCCTATGTGCTGGCGATGATGGCCGACAATATCGAGCATGTGATCAGCTATTGGGTGGTGTTTCAGAAATTCCATTCGCCGACGCTGGGCGGCTTTGCCGTGCTGTCGCACTGGCTGCCGTTCCTGCTGTTCTCGGTCGCGGTCGGAGGTCTCGCCGACCGGTTCGATCCGCGCCGCATCATCCAGTGCGGGATGCTGCTGTTCATCGTCGCTTCCGCCGGATGGGGCTTCTTCTTCCTGACCGACACGATCCAGATGTGGCACGCGATGCTGCTGCTGGTGATCCATGGCTGCGCCGGCGTGCTGTGGCAGACGCCGAACCAGCTGCTGCTCTACGACCTCGTCGGTCCCGCCGACTTGCCGAGCGCGGTGCGGCTGAACGCGATGGCGCGCTATCTCGGCATCCTGGTCGGGCCTGCGGTGGGCGGAATCATCATGCTGACGCTCGGCCCCTCGCACGGCATCATCTTCAACACGCTGTTCTATCTGCCGATGCTGCTGTGGCTGTTCTGGGCGCCGGTGCGGGACAAGAGCCTGGCTGCGCGACGCTTTGCGGTGCGCGGCCTTGCCGACATCGTGCTCACCATCCGCGCCATCGGCACGCAGCCGGTGCTGACGGCGATGACGTGGCTTGCCGGCCTCACCTCGTTCATGATCGGCAATGCCTATCACGCCCAGATGCCGGGCTTTGCCGGCGATCTCGGCCATGGCGATCCCGGCGTTTCCTACAGCGTGCTGCTCGCGGCGGACGCGGCCGGAGCGCTGCTCGCCGGCATCGCGCTGGAATCCTGGGGACGCCTCAAGGGTACGCCGCGCACCGCGATCACGCTGGCGATGCTCTGGAGCGTGGCACTGCTCGGCTTCGCCGCGGTGCGGATCTACCCGGTCGCAATCGTGCTGCTGTTCTTCGCCGGCTTCTTCGAGCTGTCGTTCAACACAATGGCGCAGGCCCTGGTCCAGCTGAACGCGCCGCACGACATCCGCGGCCGCGTCGTCGGCCTTTATAATATGGCCGGGCTGGGCATGCGGGCCTTCAGCGGCATCACCGTCGGTGTGTTCGGCGCCGCGATCGGCATCCACTGGTCGCTCGGGCTCTCGGCCGCCGTGCTGCTGACGCTGCTGTTCCTGCTGTATCGGCGGGGGACACGGACGGCTTGA
- a CDS encoding GNAT family N-acetyltransferase, whose protein sequence is MLRDYQPADAEAITRVALAAFAEFERHYSDWPLFMTHVAKMPELAKTGEIIVAEDGGRIVGAVAYIGAQAPKPEFFDPAWPVIRMLVVDPSARGKGIGRRLTEECLRRAERDQSPAIALHTTPIMTVALPMYLRMGFARIGEAPDILGVPYTVYVKSLA, encoded by the coding sequence ATGCTGCGCGACTATCAGCCGGCGGATGCCGAAGCCATCACACGCGTCGCACTGGCCGCGTTCGCCGAATTCGAGCGACACTATTCCGACTGGCCGCTGTTCATGACTCACGTTGCGAAGATGCCGGAGCTGGCCAAGACCGGCGAGATCATCGTCGCCGAAGATGGCGGCCGGATCGTCGGCGCGGTCGCCTATATCGGCGCGCAAGCGCCGAAGCCGGAATTCTTCGATCCGGCCTGGCCGGTCATCCGCATGCTGGTGGTCGACCCCTCGGCGCGCGGCAAGGGCATCGGCCGGCGATTGACGGAGGAATGCCTGCGCCGCGCCGAGCGCGACCAGTCGCCGGCGATCGCCCTGCACACGACGCCGATCATGACGGTCGCGCTGCCGATGTATCTGCGCATGGGATTTGCGAGGATTGGCGAGGCGCCGGATATTCTGGGCGTGCCGTATACGGTGTATGTGAAGTCGCTGGCGTAG